In the genome of Pogona vitticeps strain Pit_001003342236 chromosome 13, PviZW2.1, whole genome shotgun sequence, the window tccatccatccatccatccatccatccatccatccatccatccatccatccatccatccatccatccatccatccattaattCATTCAAGCTTACCAGCAAGTGGTATAACGCATTCATTGCCAAAGGTTTTTAAAACGGCTGCTTGGATCCAGAGGGCTTACAGAacttgtgtcttttttttctcatctgCTCCCTATCAGTTGCGAAGTCTCTCTTTTTGGTCAACTATAAAGAAAGGCGTTCCCATCGGGAAAATGGTTGCCCTGGGATTCTGTCGTGTCTATACCTGATCAGAGGATTTTCGCAAAGCTCCAGCGCCTTGCATTCAAAAGACATGCAAGAGGGGTGACACAGGCGTGACATTGCAAGGCAGTGTTGGGCCTTTACCTGGCATTTTGATTTGTGGATGTAGAACTGCTgcgtagctcagtggcttaagtctctggctggggagccagaggttgggagttcagttcccccctgtGGCTCCTTGagaaggggctggacttgatgatccagagggtccctttgcGGTGGATCATGAGGATCATGAGGAAGCACAACATCCCATGTTCGTCAACCAAACCTTTCTGGAAGGACTGAGTTGCTCTTACACCCAGGGGCGTAGAGATGCTCCATCAGAGCGTAATTCAATTTCAGCTGAAGTTCTTGTGGGAAGGTGCTCTGCTCCAGGTGTGGGTGGGAcccaagggggggaaaaaggtgaGAGCAAAATAAACCTTTCTATTTTAGGCTGAGATAAAAGGGGGGATGGGCTGATTTGTGGACCCGGGAGGAGAGGAATTTCTCACACCTCCAGTGTGGGCAAGGCGGGTCCCCTGAAGTCTCTCTACCGTGTTCCTTCCTTTCCCAGGTCCCACCTCCAGGATCTCAAAGACATCACCCACAACGTGCATTACGAGCAGTACCGCGTGCGGCGCCTCAACGAGAGCAACCTGCCGGCCAATGACACTGAGTGTCTGGTGCTGAACTCCGTCAACAGAGAGCCGGAGAGTCACCTTTGAGCGGCAGGGATGCGGCGTGGCTTCCCTTGTCGCCTCCTCCACCTCAGTGTCCCATCCCTTCGATAGCTCCTGCAGACTGATTTCGCCCCCCGCTCCTGCTCCGTCCCAGCTGCAAACGGCGAGTACCGACTTCCGGAGAGGCCTCCCGCCACTTTGGCACCGATCCCGTTCTAAGCACAAGTAGCGCCGTTGACTTCAAAACCTCCGCCTCCTTGCCGGGCCCCTCGGCGTCCAGCTGTCTCCCGGAGAAGTCCACGCCTCGGAGGAAGAGGAGCTTCAGATGGAGGAGATGACCCGGCCACCTCCCGTCCCTACACGGGATCAGGCCTTACCTTCTCAACCAAGCACCGTCTTTGGCGTCTTGAAAGTCCTCCTCGAAGGATGATGTGTCCTGCTTCCGGGCCCCAGAGCTGAGGCGTCAGCCCCATGTCTTGGTCTGAGCATCCTTGAAGCCCCAGGTGTATCTCAAGGAAACCTCAAGGGGTGCCCCATTTCCCCTCAGCTTCTGACTATCTCCAGTCTTCCCTCGATCAAACTGATGGTGGCCCTGGAACAATTTCTCATCCGGCCTCTTGGGTGGGCGAAGGAGGCCGAGACCTCTCCAACGGGCTGAAAAAGCTCAGCTGACCCTCTGCAAGAGCCAGGAAGGGCCTCCGTTTTCCATTTCAGACTCCTCCAGGCGAGGACGGGCACCCCTCGAAGAGTCGAAAAGTGGCCTTCCGAGAAAATATGGAGCTCccagcatccttttttttttttaacacctgCGTTGTTTTCCATGGCTTGTAAGGATTTGGAGCGGGAAGGGATGGTTTCAAAGCTTCGGTGTGAGAGGTGGTTGTGACGGAGAAGCCCGGAATGGTCCATGGCCTTGAAGCGCCTGCCCgccctctctctgtgtctctctcaccCCACAGAAAAAGGGGGATTTTAGAGCAGACCTTTTGCAGCGGGTCCATTGTTAATGCAAGCGCCGTCTGGGAAAACTCTATCTGCTGGAAACGACTTCTATCGGATGGTATTTACACCCTTGGGCAGGTTGTGAGTCACCGGTTTACATATTAAAGAGCAATTTAGAAAGGTGTCTCTTTTTTGACCTGGCGTGCCTTTGAACCTTCTTGTAAGCGGAGCTTCCTCCCAGTGCTGTCTGGTGAGGTGGAGTAACTGAGGCAAAGGCCTCGTAGTACAAACATCACACACGGCCACCCCCTCAAACCCCTTCAGCATGACACTGAGGGCACAGTTACAGTGTGAAAATAAATCGGAAAATGGATCGGGGTTTTGGAGTTGGTTTAAAGTCACGTGGCAGTCACATGGTTTTTTGGGTCGGTGTGTGTATCCTCATAAGAAAACTTttactccattttaaaactgtgctATATATCGGTCAAGAGGGCTCTGtgagcttttaaaattgttgccTTTAAGGCTTTGTCCTGCACCTGTCTGGcctcacactggctgcctctTACAGCCACTAGTTGCTATTGCTgtggtgtaattttttttatttcttgcagtctggcatagcgctagttctgtatgacagataggaaaaaattaaaacagatcacCGTGCAAGCTTTCCCTGTAGCGGAACAAACTCACAACACAGACGgagacatatacacacatatggagggggaagaaggagagagagagagagagagagaggaaactagCACCCAGGACTGGTGAGTGGGAAGGCCGATCTGTGAGTGGCAAAGCAAAATTGCTTAGAGACATTGAGAAGATCAGCAGCTTCTGGGAGGCTTCGCCTCTCCCGACCTTTCTCTCAGCTCAGACTGCCATGTTTCCCTGCAGCCCGAAaccatgatcctggcatccatttccccacagacacaatttacactaaCGGAGGTGAGCACACGTGccgaaacaattcaaaataagtCAATTTCACCAGCAGTTTAAGATAAGCAGACAAGTAAAAATCTCTCGTTTCCCAGCCAAACAACACGTTTTCCTGACAAATCGCTCTGCGTCGTGgagtcagaatttttaaaatcgaTTTCAGATATGCTGAACCTGATCCAAaactaggtttgtttgtttttgaggtgTAACTGCGGCCTGAATTTCTACAGGAAAATACATACTACGGGTGCTTTACTCATAGGCAACCCTATGTAAGTGTGTGTGCTGGGCGGGGGAGTAATAAATCCCTCACCCACAATCGAAGAATAGGCACTTTCCCACCTCAGAGCACAAACCATCCCCGTTTTTATTTTTGATCCCCATACTGCTTTTCTGAGTTTTGCGTCCTCCTCAGCTCCTTTCCTCTCGTCCCCTTTCTTGGCTTTGCTCATGAGTAAAGGAAAACGCCCAAGAGTGCAGGGCCGGCCCTACTGTTGGGTAACATGTGACACCTGCTTCAGGTAGCAAACGCCAGGAGGCAATTTTAGAGTCCGTGAACCCAGAAGCTGCCTCTTGCTGTAATTCCACGGAAATCCTGtcatttctccagaaaaaaaaaattgtgcttctTGTTCCAGTTTGCCCCCAACGTCTGTGCCTGCACACATAAACCCCACACCCTAAAAATTGGAGCTGTTCTGCACAACGACAGCTCTTCGTACTCAAATCCGGGCGCAAATTCTTTATTCATTTCCGCAGCTCAGGCCTTGGAAGTCGACAACAGCTGGTAATTGTCGGAggagaaacacacaaacacacaccctgaCGTCAAGGGCAGGCCCGAGCGATCCCGTGAACTTTTTGAACTttgtgggttttattttgttttactagaTGCAGAAGAAATGTCAGGCGGGGAGGCAGCTGGGCTTGTGACCCTCGAGAATTGTTTCCAGAGAGGCAGCCATTAATGGAAAGCAAATGGGGTTTTGCCTCTAATTTTTGGGCTACAGCTTAGCATCTTTTAATGGGCTGGCTGGATCTGGCCCAAAGCAAAAGCAGATTGGGAGCAGGGAGAGAATGAGCTCATTTCTGATCCTCTCTCCGGAAAGTAGAAGCGCCCCTTATTTAGAGGCACaagtttatctttttaaaaaatcacctctAGTTAGCTGTTCCTTCCCAAGCTTCGTTTCTTGCACAACAACCTTGCGGAACGGATCAGGTTAAGAGAGGCAGCGGGCCGAGGCTCACCTACAAAAAGCCAAAGCTTGGACGCAACTAGTTACAAAGAACTAGTTACTTCTCACGGCTTCCCGAACCCAAGAGCAAAAGGGCAATGGGATTGCATGAGGTCTAGAAACCTAACAATTTGACTTCTTTTGGGGTCGTAAGACGAGTTTGGCTCAAGACGTTCCCTTGTACTCTCTAGCCAAGGGGAGAAGGGTCTCCCATTTCTAGAGGGCTTCCAACACCCCTCGGCACCCTCCCCCTTAAAGAAATAAAACCAGTTTTGGTGACAAGGGAGCATAAGCTGAACTATctcttgtcctactttgggcacatcctgagaagacaggattttcgagaaaagacaataacgctggaaaagtggaaggcagcaggaaaagaggaagactaaacatgAGATGGTTtgatttcctaaaggaagccatggctttttGAGTTTGCAGatgctgagcagggctattgaggagaGGACAgattggagatccctcattcataggcTTATCCTTAGTTGGGGGTGACAACAGCAAcggaaacaacagcaacaacagggagCATGAGAGggcctttctatttatttattttttaaggagctctgcatttttgtaaatatatatatatatatatatatatatatatatatatatatatatatatatatatatatatatataggtgagAATTTCAGGAGCAGGTGCGGTCCTTCGAGGGCCGTAGATGGCCTCCAGACCTCTCTGGTCGGTTGCTCACCTTCGATCGACAGCCAACATGGTGTGGCGGCTGGAGTGTTGGGACTAAAATAAtgcagatctgggttcaaatcctgactcAGCCATGAATTCACAGGATGGAGGGCCTTGGGCCAGTAGCTGTCTCTCCTCCTCACCTATTCCTAGCGTTGTTGTGAGGAGAATGTGAAGAGGAGGACAAGCCGTGTGGGTTGCCTTGAGGGCGCTGGAGGAGTGCTGGAATAGAAACGGAACAACAGAATAAAGAAATGTTATCCCATTGGAAGGACAATGGTTATGGAGTCAGTTTGTAAAGCAAGACACACGGGCCCCATAATTACCTCATAATCCCATAGGATGAGGTCATAAGCAGCCTCAGAATCAAAATCTCAGGGAGTTCTGTAGCTAAGTGGACGTGGCCAAAGAAGACCACGAAGAAGACGGGAGCAAAGGACACCCACCTGAAACCGTAGTGGAAGGAGTTAAAAGGTGAGGCGAAAAACCTAAATGAGTATTTGGTGGGGTCATTTCTTCGACTGTGTTGAACATGCTTCTTGCAGTGTAAATAGTGACACAACAcagtggccgaaatcctgttcatgcagctATGCTGCATAAGGCCGGTGATATCACCAGTCACTGCCATTctttgaaaagagaaaattaaaaaatttaattgaAAATAAGACATTTCCAGCAACCCACCCCCAGGTCCTGAGGCTCCCGTGAGATCCTTTCCATCATGGGGAAGCTGTTGGGAGCTGCAGGAATAAGGAGGAAGTCTTTGATTTCCCAAAAATCACTCCAGGCCAGATGACTTTACCACTGGCAGCGATTTCCAGAAGTTAGATTCCCCTCCAccccataacacacacacacccaatgacTTTGCCATGAGGAAAGAAGGGTACCAGAGGAGCATAGGGAACTTTGGAAAAGGGATTAGAAAGTTcttatttccccccaaaaataatCACTGCACCTGATGacgtcatcagccttatgcaacGTAacttacgcaacaggatttcagcaacaaCATTCTGCATAGCCCTGGGACTACACATGGGAAACCCTCTTTACTATAATCCactgattcccagccttgggtaacccagatgtttttggactaaaactcccagaagccttcactactagctgtgttcgcccagatttctgggagttgtagtccaagaccaactgagttactcaaggttaggaaccagtgCTTGAAAAATCCCTTAATGTCCAAACAAGAACTTTAAACATATGGAACCAGAGTctggttaaaacaaacaaaacagtttgACTGGGGTTCCCAGACTCCCctggttggggattctggaattGTAGTCACTTTATCTTCTTGCAAAAGCTTGAGGTTTATCCAGAGATGGAAACTTTAGCAGCCTGTGAATCTCTCTGTCCTCCTCttcaacccccccctttttttcctcaaaaGTATGTTTCTAGCCGTGATGacttaagtaattttttttaaaaaaacagtcctgGCCTTTTCTCCAAAATTGGGGTGGAGCATGGCATTTGCATCCAAAAGTAGATTAAACAAGGCTTCGCACGCAAATGTGTGCACAGATAAACAAATTTTATTAAAAGGAGCTGGCCATTTTAGAGGGTTTTTCAAACCAACACACTTCTTCAAGAAACGATACGTCGGCCATGAAAATGtcccttttttaattattattaattcgCAGGATTTGTCCAGAACTGGGTTTCACCCTgttattgcaaaaagaaaaggctGTTTGAATGAAGTCCTCTGGACGAGAGCCAAGAATGTTTTTggaactccttttttttttcttgttttcattcCCGAGTTCCAAGATGAGGTCAACACAAGCCACACCTAAATGTAAAAACCAAGTGACTTCGTTCTTCAGCCGTTTTTTCTCGGGCTTGCCGTCTTGTTTGCTCTGAGAACAAAAGAGCCTTAAGGCATCGCTTCGGCCCTCTCCCTAACAGGGGTGTTGTTCGATTATGGTCTGGTTTCAGTTTGCGCAACCCGGGGAGAAGGGAGGTGCATTGTTTCTTGAATTCTTGCAAGACCTTTGGACTGGACTTTGCAGAGCGAGCAGCCTGGAGTGGGGTGGGTGCTTTGCCCCTCTGAGTCCGTCCGTCTTGCTACGGTACAAATCTCAGTCATTGTGGTTAGACCGGCGGGAAACATGCTGCGTagcctgattatttatttatttaacttttaacatATGTTGAGTGTGGTCACACATGAACCAGTTCCACCCCTATGGCACCCTAGGGTACAATCAGGCAGTTGCACTGGCGCATACTTGATCGCACCTGGAAAGATCTCTTCAAGGTCAAGCGATCTTTCTTAAAGCAGCCTTTTTGTCTACCAAGGAATgactttgatggtattcctgcactgaacagcgggttggacttgatgacctcgtagatcccttccaacttcagtttttctatgatttctatgaactCTATGATTCcaacctgacacacacacacacaccaaagtaAAAACCGTACAGCTGGACCCAAAAACTTGGGCCTGGGTaggggtcaggctggagtgcatttATTTCCCGGTGAGTCATGGGGTCGCCAGAGGAAAGATCACATGAGGTTGCTCCCCCAGCAGTCCAGATTGTGATCTACCTCCTCATGGGAACACATCTTACATTTCTGATCCACGTTACCTCGCTCGGATACAACGCAATATTTGCGTGGGTGGGTGTCCTGGGGCCCAAACGCCCAGAATCCTTGGCCAGCGGTCAAGCTGGCTGGAGAATTATGGAACATGTTCAAGAGGTAACCTATGCGTGTCTCAGTTTTATCCCTAATAACCGCAAATATATAAGGGGGCATGAAATATAATTTTATAGTGAGGATGCCCGGATCCAGTCTATTGAGGGAAGTGAAACTCTGTCCCACATCTGTTCAAGATCCAGCCAGTGGAGGTCTCTAGAGAAGTCAATCCCGTACATAAGCCACACATGAGGAGGATAGTAGGGAGGGAATCTCCGCTATTCTTGCTCACCGAAGCCTGACCCCACACACTTGGCATCATCACAACCTTCCCGCATGGAGTGCCACCGTCTGAGGAGCATCCTGTATGCAGGATGGCTGACCACTGTGGATCTTACGGGGCCAGCGATACATTCGAGGAAAAACAACACGAGAGGCTGAAATCCATTCGTGTGCCAGCGATGTGAACATCTCCTAAAGGTGCGGGTGGCTTTCTCAGCTGGCTCCCCTCTCTGGGGTGTTCTCCACCTCCTTCCTCCAGGCTGGATCTTGCACCTTTCCCGCTCAGTTGCATGAAATACATTCTCTTCTAAAACAAGACGCATGCTCCCCCTGCGCCTTGTTTTAGTTCAAAGACACCTCTTTCCTGGCGTGGCTGCGCTACTGAATCTTACCATTGTGCAGCAGTAGCAACAATTTCAAGTCCGGGAAACCACCTCTGGCCACGTGGAGCCTTTAGACATGGGCTCCTTCCCCGTTTCCTGAGAAACCCGCCGGTCCTCCCCCATTCATGTTTCCGTTCACCACCGGGGATGATGACTATACATCCGGCCTTGGTGTTTCTTTGTCCCCAAGGTGTGGTAGATAAGGACCTCTTTTTTTAATCATGTGTCAGAATAGCCCTCCAGGTGAGAGGGAGCCAGGATAGGAGAGCTGTGGGAGGGGGGCATGCTTATTTCCTACCCTCTCCCTTGTTAATCATCTACCTGCCTCTCTCTCCCTGAACAGGTTTTATGAATCAAGAGAAGCATAGATTAAAAAACAAGCACATTCCACcgcacccacacacacacgccctgCGGCCTCTCTTGACTGGGCTACTCCTTCGTGTGGAACCACCTTCCAGAAATTATATCCCTGCTCTAAAAGAAGACCCACCGATGCAGAAGGAATGTGACAGCCACCGGATTCTTCCCGTTGTCCTTCCTTTGAGTTTAGCAAAGATACGTCAAGGACTGTCACTAGCGAAAGGGGCGTCCAATGTGCTTCTCTGTGCCACCTCCATGCTCCTTCTCCCAGCAAGAAGACCGGTTCTATCCACCCCGGACGGGTCATTTTGGCTTTGCAGGACCCCACCCGACCTTGGTGCCACAGATACGCCCATCCTGAAGTGCCTCAGAGTCTCACGTGGGCTTTTCCTTCTGCGTTGAGTTCATCTCCCTCACCCCGTCGCCTCTACGGCCATCGGTCAGTCACAGCGGCTTGTCCAACTCAGGATGACCATGCCAGCCCCCAAGCTCAACCTCCGCTCCTTGACCTCTCCACTGGGGATTGTCCGGTTGTTCCAGATCTTCTTCTCCTGCACGGCATTCAGCCTCGTGGCGGTCCACGATAGCTACCACAACTCTTTCGGGGAATCGGCCATGTTCACTTGGTGTTTCTGTTTTGTCATTTCCGTCTTTGTCGTCGTGGTGGAGCTCATCGGCGTGGCTGAATCGCTGCCTTTCTCTTGGCAAGACTTCACCTCGGCCTTCTCTATGCTGGCCGCGCTCATGATCTTCACCACATCCATCGTCTACCCGTCCGTCTTCATCCCAGACCGCTGCAGTAGCCGGAGATGCCGTTACGAGGCTGGGGCCACTTTCATGTCTTGGTTTTGCTTTGTCGCCTACGCCGCGGAAGTGGGCTTGACCCGGGCCAGAGGTGGAGAAATCAGCAGCTTCCTGGCCTCCGTCCCTGGCCGCCTGAAGATCTTCGAGGCCTACGTGGCTTGCCTGATCTTCTCCTTGGTGGAGTTCAGTTCGTCCTTTAAGAATTACGCCAGCCTGGAGTGGTGCCTGACGGTGTACTGCGTCTGCTTCATCATCACGTCGCTCATTGTCATCCTCACCATTGGACGTTGTCTCATGACCCTGCCCTTCCCCTTGCGGAAGGCCCTGGTGGGATACCATTCCCTGGCTGTCCTCATGTACCTGACGGCAGCCATCTTGTGGCCCATATACAGCTTCAGAAGATTCTCAAGACCTCCATGCCTCTTAAACACGGCCGTATGCGTTGAGTGGAACAGTCGGCTCGGAGTGACCTTCCTCACGTTCTTCAACCTGTTCGCTTACATTGCGGACCTCATGTACTCTTCCAAGATGGATCCGTGACCACCGCAGCTTCGCTTCCTCTCCACAACGCTTGTTATGACCAGGTTGCGGGGAAACCATCATCTCAAGAGCTTGCTTGGGCAAGGTGGAAGCTACTGGTGTGTAGCCTTCCGTTACCATAAGTAAACTGAAATAAACGTCTACACTTCATGGTACCCTGGCCATCAGTGTTGCCCCATAAAGGCTTGCCATAAAGGCAGTCAGGAATCCCAACTCAAGGTGATCCCCTGGATCAATGAAATTTGAATAAATTGGTCTCGGTGGTGTCATGGAGCCCCTCACTGAGGTCTCCGTGAAGTCCACCTGGGGGGGCCAGGTTTGAGACATAAATCCCGCTAGGGACAGTCAGGGTATTCCCCTCAGAATCTATCAAAAGCAGCAAGGGACAACGACAGCAACAAACAGGGTGTGCGGCAACAAGAGCGAGTCCCAAATTGCAACCGGCAGAATGTGGTGCAAAATATCACGTGCGTACGTGAAATTGCACAAACGATTTGCACAGTTTTCCAGCCGTCTGTCAAGTCTACATTCCACTCGTCTGGCTGTgaatttctcctttaaaacaaggtgcatgctCTCGCTACACCTTGTTTTAATCCAAAGATGTATTTGTCCGGCCTTCGTTATGCCACTGAATTATCCTTTGTGTGGTGGTAGCAACAGGAACTCAGATACCTGGAAAACACCTGTGGGCCACATGTGGCTTCTAGACACGTGTTCCTTCCCTGTTTGCAAGAAACCGGCTGTCCCATGTGCCACGCCTGTTTCTACCCGCCCTACTGAGCATGGGTTGACTTGGCCACCTGGGGGGTTCGACTCTGTCACCAAGGAGCGGTAGAGAAGGCTCCCCTCCGTCATCAGACGTCAGGATGGGAGTCAGAGTAGGGGAAGGAGGCAGCCCACCGAGGCCCCACACCCCCCACTTCTCAAAGGTATAATTCCTCATTTCACCTGCAAGAAAGGAGAAGCACTTCGTCGCTTTATCGCTACAGCGGTTGCAGCCTGGGCCCTGACGGGGGTTTGTTAATTTCTTCCCGTGTTAATCATCTACTTGCCTCTCCTGAACAGGTTTTCTGAATCAAGTGAGTCATACAAAtgatggataaaaaaaaaaacagagcagacacgttccaacacacacacacagtttagcCCCCCACTTTTGCCTCGGTTACCCCCCCATGTGCAAGCCCCTCCCAGAAATCACACGTTTATGCCTGGAAAAAAGAGCCACCAACGTGGAAGCAAAGTGACAATCATTGTGTCCATTTCTGTTTgtattccctctctctctctctctctctgatactTCCTCCACATTTATAGCCATGACATGTCAAAGCCTTTCACTGGTGAGCAAGCAAAGCGTGTACTTTCTCCCTTCGCGGTCCCTCCccagagggaagggaaggccaATGCCACCCATCCCAAACTGGGCGTTTCCACTTTCCGAGGGCAGCGCCCAACCTGGAGACTGCGGAACAGCCTCACTCCAGCCTTTTCGCTCTCAGCTCAGTGGATCTCCTCCTCTGGACCCTGATCCGGCCCGCCACCTTCTCGTCTTGGGAGCGCCATGGAGCTCAAACTTGGCTCCCTGATCTCTCCGCTGGGGATTGCCCGGCTGTTCCAGATCCTCCTCTCCTGCACAGCGTTCAGCCTCGTAGCAGCCCATGAGAGCTACCACAACTCGTACGGCGCTTGGTCCATGTTCACGTGGTGCCTCTGCTTCGCCGTTTCGATcatcgtggtggtggtggagctCATCGGCGTGGCTGAATCGCTGCCCCTGTCTTGGCAAGACTTCACCTCGGCCTTCTCCATGCTGGCCGCACTCATGATCTTCACCACGTCCATCGTCTACCCGTCCGTCTTCATACCGGGCCGCTGCAGGAGTGACGGGTGCAGCTACGAGGCCGCGGCCACGGCCAtgtcttgcttttgctttgtcgCCTACGCTGTGGAAGTGGGCTTGACCCGGGCCAAGGAAGGAGAAGTCAGCAGCTTCTTGGCCTCCGTTCCTGGCCTCCTGAAAGTCTTTGAGGCCTACGTGGCTTGTCTTATCTTCTCCTTGGTGGACTACACGAAGTCCTATACCCGTCATGCTGGCCTGCAGTGGTGCCTGGCTGTGTACTGCATCTGCTTCATCATCACCTTgctcatcatcatcctcaccGTCGGACGTTGTCTCGCCGCCTTGCCCATCCCCTTGGACAAGACCTTAGTGGGCTACAACCTCTTGGCTGTCCTCATGTACGTGACGGCGGCCATCGTATGGCCCATATATAGCTTCAGAAACTTCTCGAGACCTTCTCCGTGTAACGCAAACACGTGTGCTGAGTGGAACAACCGACTCGGGGTGACCTTCCTCACGTTCTTCAACCTCATCGCCTATATTGTGGACCTGGTCTATTCCTCCAAGATGGTTTTTGTGACCACGCCGGCTTAACTCTCTCATGCCTAGAACTGATGAGGTCTTTCAGGACTCCGGAAACAACCAGGAAGTGtggaccaaccccccccccccccgccttgcttCAGCCGGTTGGGATTCTCTGTATTTTGTATTATGGGTTTCATTTCTTCAGTGGTTTTGCTTTTGGATAGTTTCACGTAAGCATTTGCTCCTCACTTAAGGATGATGCTCTGCGAACGGACCCTGTTTCCTGAGGCAGACGGCCCTTCCTTCTCTCCCGGCCCCCTCATCCCCAGATCTCTGCACGCAGCCCTTGGGAATGGTGCTATAAGTTGTATTCCCAGGTTTGGATAAGAAACCAGGAAGCTCCGGGAACAACCCGTTCTCTGTCGATTCGGTGTCACCtgaagttgcttttttaaaatggctgctctcCAGAAGAGGCTGTGAGACCAGTTCAAGGTGCGGAATGGAAAAGAACTTTAAGATTGAACCCCATTACTGTCGAACACGGGACCCAGCAGGTagagaataaacaaaaaaaaaaacaaatgccagCCTTTGTACCTGAGGGATGACTGAGTTAACTATCCCCATCCTCTCCTTACGTCTATACCTATTGTGCCTGAAATTTGTCTTATAACTTTTTGCAGGATGTTACCGGGAGACCCTACAGATACCCTAAGCAAACCTCTCCCCTCCGTAGTACCTTGGCCACCTGTATTGCTCGTAAAGAGCGGCTCCACATCCCAAACCCTAATCCATAGCATCgtacaaaaatggaactgaaagGGCCCAATCCAAGTTATCTGACACATGGTTGGCTgatattctcttgaatgcctccagtgttggattcATCAGCATCCTTCCCGTCACTAATCCCAACTCAAGGTGACCCTCTGAATCCATGAGATGTACATAACTTTGAGTCAGTGGTGTAGTAAAGCCAGGACTTTCAGGAGCAAACACCCCCCAGGACTTTTGGCATAGTAAAGACGATGCATCATctgtcacacacaacacacacacccctccccgtATCTCTGTTCCTTCCAGGTTTAGCAGCAATCTTCTTAGTAGCTGAGACAGAAATGGATTATGCCAAGACCAGTATTTTATTGCATGCTCTCCCTGTTGCCATGCACAGCACCGAAGAGTGATTTGGTCTTGAACGGGCAGTTAAAAGCCATTATCTTTACAAAAGGGTAGCTCCTCCATGATTAGTATGCATCAGTCCAGCCGCCTGTATTTCTGGCATCTCCTTATGG includes:
- the LOC110087138 gene encoding myeloid-associated differentiation marker translates to MTMPAPKLNLRSLTSPLGIVRLFQIFFSCTAFSLVAVHDSYHNSFGESAMFTWCFCFVISVFVVVVELIGVAESLPFSWQDFTSAFSMLAALMIFTTSIVYPSVFIPDRCSSRRCRYEAGATFMSWFCFVAYAAEVGLTRARGGEISSFLASVPGRLKIFEAYVACLIFSLVEFSSSFKNYASLEWCLTVYCVCFIITSLIVILTIGRCLMTLPFPLRKALVGYHSLAVLMYLTAAILWPIYSFRRFSRPPCLLNTAVCVEWNSRLGVTFLTFFNLFAYIADLMYSSKMDP
- the LOC110087128 gene encoding myeloid-associated differentiation marker homolog, giving the protein MELKLGSLISPLGIARLFQILLSCTAFSLVAAHESYHNSYGAWSMFTWCLCFAVSIIVVVVELIGVAESLPLSWQDFTSAFSMLAALMIFTTSIVYPSVFIPGRCRSDGCSYEAAATAMSCFCFVAYAVEVGLTRAKEGEVSSFLASVPGLLKVFEAYVACLIFSLVDYTKSYTRHAGLQWCLAVYCICFIITLLIIILTVGRCLAALPIPLDKTLVGYNLLAVLMYVTAAIVWPIYSFRNFSRPSPCNANTCAEWNNRLGVTFLTFFNLIAYIVDLVYSSKMVFVTTPA